Proteins from a genomic interval of Medicago truncatula cultivar Jemalong A17 chromosome 3, MtrunA17r5.0-ANR, whole genome shotgun sequence:
- the LOC11433789 gene encoding heavy metal-associated isoprenylated plant protein 23, translated as MGVGGTLEYLSDLMGSGHHHHKIKKKKQLQTVELKVRMDCDGCELKVKKALSSMNGVKSVEINRKQQKVTVTGYVEANKVLKKAKSTGKKAEIWPYVPYNMVVHPYAAPSYDKKAPPGYVRRLETTGTVRAYEEPHLTTMFSDENPNACSIM; from the exons ATGGGAGTTGGAGGCACTTTAGAATACTTATCTGATCTAATGGGAAGTGGCCACCACCATCACAAGATCAAGAAGAAAAAGCAATTACAGACCGTAGAGTTGAAGGTGAGGATGGATTGCGATGGTTGCGAACTTAAGGTCAAGAAAGCCCTCTCTTCAATGAATG GAGTAAAATCAGTGGAGATAAACAGGAAACAACAAAAAGTAACAGTAACGGGGTATGTGGAGGCAAATAAGGTGCTAAAGAAAGCAAAGTCAACAGGAAAGAAGGCAGAGATATGGCCTTATGTGCCATACAACATGGTGGTTCATCCATACGCTGCTCCTTCTTATGACAAGAAGGCTCCTCCTGGATATGTAAGGAGATTGGAAACCACTGGAACTGTTAGAGCATATGAAGAGCCACACCTCACCACCATGTTTAGTGATGAAAACCCAAATGCCTGCTCCATTATGTAG
- the LOC11416116 gene encoding FCS-Like Zinc finger 5 isoform X1: protein MLLGKRPRPPIMRRTRSMSGGLSVDMQAHDQTNNLESHHEKESVMSHHNPLQPHPHHDDHQEHGINIKNPHTVVMGTETHIQSKLTVSDERLVGSAVMFPSHTNNIINPLSASAHDVIHSTPHFLRTCGLCNCRLAPGRDIYMYRGDTAFCSLECREQQIKQDKRKEKWKIAFTNKEDHRVSPPCTATAKASTAACT from the exons atgttgcTTGGAAAACGTCCTCGACCACCAATTATGAGAAGAACAAGAAGCATGAGTGGTGGTTTATCCGTGGACATGCAAGCACATGATCAAACCAACAACTTAGAATCCCATCATGAAAAAGAATCAGTGATGTCTCATCATAATCCTCTGCAGCCACATCCACACCATGATGATCATCAAGAACATGGCATCAACATCAAGAATCCACATACGGTTGTGATGGGAACAGAAACACACATTCAAAGTAAATTAACGGTGTCTGATGAACGTTTAGTGGGTAGTGCAGTCATGTTCCCTTCACACACTAACAATATTATTAATCCTTTGAGTGCGAGTGCCCATGATGTCATACATAGTACACCTCACTTTCTCCGAACTTGTGGCCTCTGTAATTGTCGTTTGGCTCCTGGTCGAGACATCTACATGTATAG GGGAGATACAGCATTTTGCAGTTTGGAGTGCAGGGAGCAACAAATAAAACAAgacaagagaaaagaaaagtggAAGATTGCCTTCACCAACAAAGAAGACCACCGTGTATCACCACCGTGCACGGCCACTGCAAAAGCTTCTACTGCTGCCTGTACTTGA
- the LOC11417405 gene encoding sulfate transporter 2.1, whose protein sequence is MTSSVVEPCTFEDMQVDLEKNVQQDVRSQWVLNAPEPPSPWHVALDSFRKTVSNYREKTSSLSDQSCGTLLLSVLHVVFPILVWGRSYTVAKFRKDFLAGLTIASLCIPQSIGYATLANLAPQYGLYTSVVPPLIYAVMGTSREIAIGPVAVVSLLLSSMVQKLVDPSTDPIGYTKLIFLATLFAGIFQTSFGLFRLGFLVDFLSHAAIVGFVAGAAIVIGLQQLKGLFGITHFTTKTDIISVLKAVWEAFHNPWNPHNFILGGSFLVFILTTRFVGKRKKKLFWLASIAPLVSVILSTLVVFLTRADKNGVKIVKHVKGGLNPSSINQLDFNSPHVVDVAKIGLIVAVVALTESVAVGRSFASIKGYQLDGNKEMMSIGFTNIIGSLTSCYVATGSFSRTAVNYAAGCESLISNIVMAITVMISLQFLTNLLYYTPIAIIASVILSALPGLIDINEAYKIWKVDKLDFLACAGAFFGVLFASVEIGLLVAVVISFAKIIVISIRPSTETLGKLPGTDLFCDVDQYPMAIQIPGVMIIRMKSALLCFANANFVKERIIKWVTQKGLEDDKGNSKSTIQLVILDTSNLVNIDTSGIASMEELYKCLSTHGKQLAIANPRWQVIHKLKVSNFVSKIGGRVYLTVEEAVASCKSNHF, encoded by the exons ATGACTTCTTCAGTAGTGGAACCCTGCACCTTTGAGGATATGCAGGTGGACCTTGAGAAGAATGTTCAGCAGGATGTAAGGTCTCAGTGGGTGCTTAATGCACCTGAGCCTCCAAGTCCTTGGCATGTGGCTTTAGATTCTTTCAGGAAAACAGTCTCTAATTATAGAGAAAAAACTTCTTCTCTAAGTGATCAATCATGTGGCACACTCCTACTTTCAGTTTTGCATGTTGTTTTTCCTATTCTTGTTTGGGGCAGAAGCTACACTGTTGCTAAGTTTAGGAAAGATTTTCTTGCTGGCCTCACTATTGCTAGTCTTTGTATTCCTCAG AGCATAGGATATGCAACATTGGCAAACCTTGCTCCTCAATATGGACTTT atACGAGTGTTGTACCACCGCTTATATACGCTGTAATGGGAACATCAAGAGAAATAGCAATTGGTCCTGTGGCCGTGGTTTCGTTGCTGTTATCATCGATGGTTCAAAAATTAGTAGACCCTTCTACTGATCCAATTGGTTATACAAAGCTCATTTTTCTTGCCACACTCTTTGCTGGTATCTTTCAAACTTCATTTGGACTATTCAG GTTGGGGTTCCTTGTGGATTTTCTGTCACATGCTGCAATTGTTGGATTTGTAGCAGGAGCTGCCATTGTGATTGGTCTTCAACAGTTAAAGGGACTGTTTGGAATTACACATTTTACAACCAAAACAGACATAATCTCTGTCTTGAAAGCTGTTTGGGAAGCATTTCATAACCCT TGGAACCCTCATAATTTTATCCTAGGAGGCTCGTTCTTGGTGTTCATCCTAACGACTAGATTTGTG ggtaaaaggaagaagaagttgTTCTGGTTGGCATCAATTGCACCACTTGTATCAGTTATACTGTCAACTCTAGTTGTTTTTCTAACAAGAGCCGATAAAAATGGAGTTAAGATTGTGAAACATGTTAAAGGGGGACTCAATCCAAGTTCCATAAATCAGTTAGACTTTAACAGTCCCCATGTTGTAGATGTTGCCAAAATTGGACtaattgttgctgttgttgccCTTACT GAATCTGTTGCTGTTGGACGATCTTTTGCATCGATCAAAGGATACCAACTTGATGGAAACAAAGAGATGATGTCAATAGGCTTCACAAACATCATAGGATCTCTCACCTCCTGCTATGTTGCAACTG GTTCATTCTCTCGAACCGCTGTTAATTATGCTGCTGGATGTGAAAGTTTAATATCAAACATTGTGATGGCCATTACAGTGATGATATCACTGCAATTTTTGACAAATCTATTGTATTATACACCAATTGCTATTATTGCTTCAGTGATTCTCTCTGCTCTACCTGGACTCATAGACATAAATGAAGCTTACAAAATTTGGAAAGTTGATAAGCTTGACTTTCTTGCTTGTGCTGGTGCTTTCTTTGGTGTACTCTTTGCTTCTGTGGAGATTGGTCTTCTAGTGGCG GTGGTAATATCATTTGCAAAGATAATTGTGATATCAATTCGACCAAGCACAGAAACTTTAGGAAAACTTCCTGGAACTGATCTGTTTTGTGATGTTGATCAGTATCCTATGGCAATTCAGATTCCAGGGGTTATGATAATACGTATGAAATCTGCATTGCTTTGCTTTGCAAATGCCAATTTCGTTAAAGAAAG GATCATCAAATGGGTCACTCAAAAAGGATTGGAAGATGACAAGGGAAATTCAAAAAGCACCATTCAACTTGTCATTCTTGACACTTCGA ATTTGGTGAACATTGACACCTCTGGAATTGCTTCTATGGAGGAACTGTACAAGTGTTTGTCTACACATGGAAAGCAG TTGGCCATTGCAAATCCGAGGTGGCAAGTGATACACAAGCTAAAGGTGTCAAACTTTGTCAGCAAAATAGGTGGCAGAGTGTATCTCactgttgaagaagctgttGCTAGCTGCAAGAGTAATCATTTCTAA
- the LOC112420243 gene encoding uncharacterized mitochondrial protein AtMg00810-like — protein sequence MEILINSKGLILHQTDYASEILKKFNMLDCNSTITHADANIIYEVKEEDEGVDPTMFRRLIGSLRYLCQSRPGISYLVGIVSRFMSNPLKTNFLSAKKILRYINSTLQYGILFLVVQATEQLDMEGYSDAD from the coding sequence ATGGAAATCCTCATAAACTCAAAGGGATTGATACTCCATCAAACCGACTATGCTAGTGAGATTCTTAAGAAATTCAATATGTTAGATTGCAACTCAACCATCACTCATGCAGATGCTAACATCATATATGAagtaaaagaagaagatgaaggtgtTGATCCAACTATGTTCAGAAGGCTCATTGGTTCATTGAGGTACTTATGTCAAAGCAGACCAGGCATAAGCTACTTAGTTGGAATTGTTAGCAGGTTCATGAGTAACCCTCTAAAAACTAATTTCTTATCAGCTAAGAAGATTCTAAGATACATAAATAGTACATTGCAATATGGAATTTTATTCCTTGTGGTACAAGCAACTGAGCAGCTCGACATGGAAGGCTATTCAGATGCTGATTAG
- the LOC112420329 gene encoding uncharacterized protein has protein sequence MAKRRKLSIGHRENSNEGRQSIPTNSNSTNVQGSNGAETGSGPSHTESVMPESVESHSIPSDIEAEEEEERIVEGPKRRRGPTRMLDIWEMEDDFIIVKLDNFGRPIGDEGTAFTRYLGSIVRRSQYAPINIKTWKDMPSDNKKAMLKQIEKRFEFVPPITDELREMIKSDLNEKWRQWKGDLKATGFDPSKTVDEIVSGIELRDARIDEVQYRGLVEYWFSDEAKKASAINKQNRAKYQDVHCMGTKSLPKFIDEKMKKGKGVMPGRQDIYIETRTRKDGSIVNEKAARMIEELKKHSNEAGTSQSTQNNQGSMSWKDDIFSKVQGAAKKGRVRCMGKLPKSKKSKVDLSENEELRDRVKTMEGLLANVMTLIQSRFSGEDVNEIMQVARQVTDASSVPNPLNSPRPSNNEN, from the exons ATGGCTAAAAGAAGGAAATTGAGTATTGGGCATCGAGAAAATAGTAATGAAGGAAGACAGTCCATTCCCACTAATTCAAACTCAACCAATGTGCAAGGAAGTAATGGTGCAGAAACTGGTTCTGGTCCTAGTCATACAGAAAGTGTCATGCCTGAGTCTGTAGAATCTCACTCAATTCCTTCTGACATAGaagctgaagaagaagaagaacgtaTTGTGGAAG GACCTAAACGACGTAGAGGTCCAACAAGAATGTTAGATATATGGGAAATGGAGGATGATTTCATAATTGTTAAGTTGGATAACTTTGGACGACCAATTGGTGATGAAGGGACAGCTTTTACTCGTTACTTAGGTAGTATTGTTAGAAGGTCTCAATATGCACCCATCAACATCAAAACTTGGAAAGATATGCCCTCAGATAATAAAAAAGCGATGCTGAAACAAATAGAG AAACGATTTGAGTTTGTTCCTCCAATAACCGATGAATTGCGAGAAATGATAAAATCtgatttgaatgaaaaatggaGACAATGGAAGGGTGATTTAAAGGCAACTGGATTTGACCCAAGTAAAACAGTAGATGAAATTGTATCTGGAATTGAGTTACGTGATGCTAGGATTGACGAAGTTCAATATCGTGGGTTGGTTGAATATTGGTTCTCTGATGAAGCAAAA AAAGCGAGCGCAATCAATAAACAAAATCGTGCCAAGTATCAGGATGTCCATTGTATGGGGACAAAAAGTCTCCCAAAATTTATTGATGAAAAg atGAAAAAGGGAAAAGGAGTGATGCCTGGACGTCAAGATATTTACATTGAAACTCGCACACGTAAAGATGGGTCAATTGTCAATGAAAAAGCTGCAAGAATGATT GAAGAACTAAAAAAACATAGTAATGAAGCTGGAACATCTCAATCAACTCAAAACAATCAGGGTTCTATGTCTTGGAAGGATGACATATTTTCTAAAGTACAAGGAGCTGCAAAGAAGGGGCGCGTGCGATGTATGGGAAAGTTacctaaatctaaaaaatcaaaggtTGATTTGTCTGAAAATGAAGAGCTGCGTGATAGAGTTAAGACTATGGAGGGCTTGTTAGCAAATGTCATGACTTTGATTCAAAGTCGATTTTCTGGAGAAGATGTGAATGAGATAATGCAAGTTGCTAGACAG GTTACTGATGCTTCTAGTGTTCCTAACCCTTTGAATTCCCCTCGTCCAagcaataatgaaaattaa
- the LOC11418102 gene encoding early nodulin-70 isoform X1: MNLTTSSLPSLEVLMDLENENNDSENRILWVLNPPEPPGMLHRIIENINLRNRFFSLKHQPSTKLVFPLLQCVFPILNSFKNYNVQKFKCDVLAGLVLAIFAIPQAMGNASLAKMSPEYGFYTSIVPPLIYALLATSREVVIGPSTVDSLLLSSMIQTLKDPINDSIAYTHLVLTATFFTGVFQVAFGFLRFGFLLDYLSHATVLGFLAAVAIGIVLQQLKDLFGIANFTNKADLISVINSLWTSYKNNSEWHPFNFIIGFSFLSFIIFTRFLGRRKKKLLWLSHIAPLLSFIISTFIAYKVNVHQPKLEDYKIEVLGPIKGGSLNPSSLNQLQLDGNGKYLGPLIKIALTVAIISTTQSVAVGRLYASLRGYNIDPNREVLSLGIINIFGSFTSCYVASGSIARTAVNYNAGSQTMVSSIVMALTVLVSLKFLTELLYFTPKAMLAAIILSAVPGLIDFKKAYEIWKVDKIDFLACAGAFFGVLFSSVEMGLAIGVMVSFAKIIVISIQPGIAVVGRLPGTDAFGDVEQYPMAINMPGVLVVSIKSAWLCFANASPIRDRIEKWVIIDEAENGKGESIIKVVIIDTSCLVSIDTAGIASLVELNKNLILHGVTLSIANPRWQVIHKLRLANFVSEIGGRVFLSVGEAIDAILSAKMATI; encoded by the exons ATGAATCTAACAACATCATCTCTTCCATCACTAGAAGTGTTAATGGACCTTGAGAATGAGAACAATGATAGTGAAAATAGAATACTATGGGTGCTGAATCCTCCGGAGCCACCGGGCATGCTGCACCGGATCATCGAAAATATCAACCTTCGAAATAGATTCTTTTCTCTCAAACATCAACCTTCAACCAAATTAGTATTCCCTTTGTTGCAGTGTGTTTTTCCAATCCTTAATTCATTCAAAAACTACAATGTTCAAAAGTTTAAGTGTGATGTCTTGGCTGGTCTTGTCCTTGCAATCTTTGCTATTCCACAg GCGATGGGAAATGCGAGTTTGGCGAAGATGAGTCCTGAATACGGCTTCT ATACAAGTATTGTTCCACCTCTTATTTATGCTTTGCTAGCAACTTCAAGAGAGGTGGTAATTGGACCTTCAACTGTGGATTCACTGCTACTTTCTTCAATGATTCAAACATTGAAAGATCCTATAAATGATTCCATAGCTTACACTCATCTTGTTTTGACTGCAACATTTTTTACTGGTGTTTTCCAAGTTGCTTTCGGATTCTTGAG gtTTGGGTTTCTATTAGATTATCTTTCACATGCCACAGTCCTAGGGTTCTTGGCAGCAGTTGCCATAGGCATTGTACTTCAACAATTGAAAGATTTATTTGGAATCGCCAACTTTACCAACAAGGCTGATTTAATTTCTGTGATTAATTCTCTTTGGACTTCCTACAAAAACAAT TCAGAGTGGCAtcctttcaattttattattggATTCTCATTTTTGTCTTTCATCATATTTACCAGATTCCTG gggagaaggaaaaagaaactcTTGTGGCTTTCACACATTGCTCCTCTTCTTTCCTTCATTATATCCACGTTTATTGCATATAAAGTAAATGTTCATCAACCAAAACTTGAGGACTATAAAATTGAAGTGTTAGGTCCAATCAAAGGTGGTAGCTTGAATCCAAGTTCACTCAATCAATTACAACTTGATGGTAATGGTAAATATTTGGGTCCTTTGATCAAAATAGCTTTGACTGTTGCTATTATTTCAACCACG CAATCTGTAGCTGTTGGAAGATTATATGCATCGCTAAGAGGTTACAATATTGATCCAAATAGAGAAGTTTTATCTTTAGGCATAATAAACATTTTTGGATCCTTCACTTCTTGTTACGTTGCATCAG GTTCAATTGCACGTACTGCTGTAAATTATAATGCTGGCTCTCAAACAATGGTGTCAAGCATAGTGATGGCACTGACAGTGTTGGTGTCCCTTAAATTTTTGACAGAACTCTTGTATTTTACTCCCAAAGCAATGCTAGCAGCAATAATTCTTTCAGCTGTACCAGGacttattgattttaaaaaagcaTATGAAATTTGGAAGgttgataaaattgattttcttgctTGTGCTGGAGCCTTCTTTGGAGTGTTGTTTTCTTCTGTGGAAATGGGCCTTGCAATTGGG GTCATGGTATCATTTGCAAAGATAATTGTGATTTCAATTCAACCCGGTATAGCGGTTGTTGGAAGGCTGCCGGGAACTGATGCATTTGGCGACGTGGAACAATATCCGATGGCGATTAACATGCCTGGAGTTTTAGTGGTGTCTATAAAATCTGCTTGGCTTTGTTTTGCAAATGCAAGTCCTATTAGGGATAG gatcGAGAAATGGGTGATTATTGATGAAGCTGAAAATGGTAAAGGAGAAAGCATTATCAAAGTCGTCATTATTGATACATCAT gtCTTGTGAGTATTGACACCGCTGGCATAGCTTCTTTAGTGGAGCTGAATAAGAATCTTATTTTACATGGAGTGACG TTATCCATAGCTAACCCAAGGTGGCAAGTGATTCACAAGCTAAGATTGGCAAACTTTGTGAGTGAAATTGGAGGAAGGGTTTTTCTGTCTGTGGGAGAAGCTATAGATGCAATACTTAGTGCTAAAATGGCTACAATATAA
- the LOC11416116 gene encoding FCS-Like Zinc finger 5 isoform X2 codes for MLLGKRPRPPIMRRTRSMSGGLSVDMQAHDQTNNLESHHEKESVMSHHNPLQPHPHHDDPHTVVMGTETHIQSKLTVSDERLVGSAVMFPSHTNNIINPLSASAHDVIHSTPHFLRTCGLCNCRLAPGRDIYMYRGDTAFCSLECREQQIKQDKRKEKWKIAFTNKEDHRVSPPCTATAKASTAACT; via the exons atgttgcTTGGAAAACGTCCTCGACCACCAATTATGAGAAGAACAAGAAGCATGAGTGGTGGTTTATCCGTGGACATGCAAGCACATGATCAAACCAACAACTTAGAATCCCATCATGAAAAAGAATCAGTGATGTCTCATCATAATCCTCTGCAGCCACATCCACACCATGATG ATCCACATACGGTTGTGATGGGAACAGAAACACACATTCAAAGTAAATTAACGGTGTCTGATGAACGTTTAGTGGGTAGTGCAGTCATGTTCCCTTCACACACTAACAATATTATTAATCCTTTGAGTGCGAGTGCCCATGATGTCATACATAGTACACCTCACTTTCTCCGAACTTGTGGCCTCTGTAATTGTCGTTTGGCTCCTGGTCGAGACATCTACATGTATAG GGGAGATACAGCATTTTGCAGTTTGGAGTGCAGGGAGCAACAAATAAAACAAgacaagagaaaagaaaagtggAAGATTGCCTTCACCAACAAAGAAGACCACCGTGTATCACCACCGTGCACGGCCACTGCAAAAGCTTCTACTGCTGCCTGTACTTGA
- the LOC11413300 gene encoding trafficking protein particle complex subunit 12 gives MESDSPRSETQTDPLINPLDELCHDLHSLQDLANRGAWRSIIDKVARARALSLLQKPHDHLTYLAFNALAFTKLRRFNEASSELDSVEDLDSSHYRYETYPKVYPNRVGSMVPFSLRWLHALIPIKLGQRQQGIDRLYNLLDFVREKIRIKEDDNLSASVRVWRKREVFVVNCIIGHHLSHKEFGVCLSLIKTLISRDPEDPFLISQLGYIQLQTGDLEGAKDSFLKAEGDGKNHGSLSEVEFKNLANRNKALIYMVGKDYVSAVREYDVCIERDHSDIVAFNNKALCLMYLRDLSDSIKVLENALERVPTVALNETIVVNLCSMYELAYVNHSDIKRTLSSWIARVAPDDFDSTCTRT, from the coding sequence ATGGAATCGGATTCTCCAAGATCCGAAACCCAAACGGACCCTCTCATCAACCCCTTAGACGAACTCTGCCACGATCTCCACTCTCTCCAAGACCTAGCCAACCGCGGCGCGTGGCGTTCAATCATCGACAAAGTCGCACGCGCCAGAGCCCTCTCTCTTCTCCAAAAGCCTCACGATCATCTCACATACCTCGCTTTCAACGCACTCGCATTCACAAAACTACGTCGTTTCAATGAAGCTTCTTCAGAACTCGATTCTGTTGAAGATCTCGATAGTTCCCATTACCGTTACGAAACCTACCCCAAAGTCTACCCTAACCGTGTTGGATCCATGGTTCCTTTCTCACTTCGATGGCTTCATGCGTTAATTCCGATCAAATTAGGGCAACGTCAACAAGGAATTGATCGATTGTATAATCTTCTAGATTTCGTGAGGGAGAAGATTAGGATTAAGGAAGATGATAATTTAAGTGCTTCTGTTCGTGTATGGCGAAAAAGAGAGgtttttgttgtgaattgtaTAATTGGGCACCATTTGAGTCATAAGGAATTTGGAGTGTGTTTGAGTTTgataaaaacactaatttcgCGTGATCCTGAAGATCCATTTTTGATTTCGCAACTTGGGTATATTCAATTGCAAACTGGTGACTTAGAAGGAGCGAAAGATTCGTTTTTGAAAGCTGAAGGTGATGGGAAGAATCATGGGTCGTTGAGTGAGGTTGAGTTTAAAAACCTCGCGAATAGAAACAAGGCTTTGATTTATATGGTTGGGAAGGATTATGTATCTGCTGTGAGGGAGTATGATGTGTGCATTGAGAGGGATCATAGTGACATAGTTGCTTTTAATAATAAAGCTCTTTGTTTGATGTATTTGAGGGATTTGTCCGATTCGATCAAGGTGTTGGAAAATGCTCTTGAAAGGGTTCCTACTGTTGCTCTCAATGAGACTATTGTTGTGAATTTGTGTAGTATGTATGAGTTGGCTTATGTTAATCATTCTGATATTAAGAGAACGCTTAGTAGTTGGATTGCTCGTGTGGCTCCTGATGATTTTGATTCAACTTGTACTCGTACATGA
- the LOC11418102 gene encoding early nodulin-70 isoform X2 — MNLTTSSLPSLEVLMDLENENNDSENRILWVLNPPEPPGMLHRIIENINLRNRFFSLKHQPSTKLVFPLLQCVFPILNSFKNYNVQKFKCDVLAGLVLAIFAIPQAMGNASLAKMSPEYGFYTSIVPPLIYALLATSREVVIGPSTVDSLLLSSMIQTLKDPINDSIAYTHLVLTATFFTGVFQVAFGFLRFGFLLDYLSHATVLGFLAAVAIGIVLQQLKDLFGIANFTNKADLISVINSLWTSYKNNSEWHPFNFIIGFSFLSFIIFTRFLGRRKKKLLWLSHIAPLLSFIISTFIAYKVNVHQPKLEDYKIEVLGPIKGGSLNPSSLNQLQLDGNGKYLGPLIKIALTVAIISTTQSVAVGRLYASLRGYNIDPNREVLSLGIINIFGSFTSCYVASGSIARTAVNYNAGSQTMVSSIVMALTVLVSLKFLTELLYFTPKAMLAAIILSAVPGLIDFKKAYEIWKVDKIDFLACAGAFFGVLFSSVEMGLAIGIIVISIQPGIAVVGRLPGTDAFGDVEQYPMAINMPGVLVVSIKSAWLCFANASPIRDRIEKWVIIDEAENGKGESIIKVVIIDTSCLVSIDTAGIASLVELNKNLILHGVTLSIANPRWQVIHKLRLANFVSEIGGRVFLSVGEAIDAILSAKMATI, encoded by the exons ATGAATCTAACAACATCATCTCTTCCATCACTAGAAGTGTTAATGGACCTTGAGAATGAGAACAATGATAGTGAAAATAGAATACTATGGGTGCTGAATCCTCCGGAGCCACCGGGCATGCTGCACCGGATCATCGAAAATATCAACCTTCGAAATAGATTCTTTTCTCTCAAACATCAACCTTCAACCAAATTAGTATTCCCTTTGTTGCAGTGTGTTTTTCCAATCCTTAATTCATTCAAAAACTACAATGTTCAAAAGTTTAAGTGTGATGTCTTGGCTGGTCTTGTCCTTGCAATCTTTGCTATTCCACAg GCGATGGGAAATGCGAGTTTGGCGAAGATGAGTCCTGAATACGGCTTCT ATACAAGTATTGTTCCACCTCTTATTTATGCTTTGCTAGCAACTTCAAGAGAGGTGGTAATTGGACCTTCAACTGTGGATTCACTGCTACTTTCTTCAATGATTCAAACATTGAAAGATCCTATAAATGATTCCATAGCTTACACTCATCTTGTTTTGACTGCAACATTTTTTACTGGTGTTTTCCAAGTTGCTTTCGGATTCTTGAG gtTTGGGTTTCTATTAGATTATCTTTCACATGCCACAGTCCTAGGGTTCTTGGCAGCAGTTGCCATAGGCATTGTACTTCAACAATTGAAAGATTTATTTGGAATCGCCAACTTTACCAACAAGGCTGATTTAATTTCTGTGATTAATTCTCTTTGGACTTCCTACAAAAACAAT TCAGAGTGGCAtcctttcaattttattattggATTCTCATTTTTGTCTTTCATCATATTTACCAGATTCCTG gggagaaggaaaaagaaactcTTGTGGCTTTCACACATTGCTCCTCTTCTTTCCTTCATTATATCCACGTTTATTGCATATAAAGTAAATGTTCATCAACCAAAACTTGAGGACTATAAAATTGAAGTGTTAGGTCCAATCAAAGGTGGTAGCTTGAATCCAAGTTCACTCAATCAATTACAACTTGATGGTAATGGTAAATATTTGGGTCCTTTGATCAAAATAGCTTTGACTGTTGCTATTATTTCAACCACG CAATCTGTAGCTGTTGGAAGATTATATGCATCGCTAAGAGGTTACAATATTGATCCAAATAGAGAAGTTTTATCTTTAGGCATAATAAACATTTTTGGATCCTTCACTTCTTGTTACGTTGCATCAG GTTCAATTGCACGTACTGCTGTAAATTATAATGCTGGCTCTCAAACAATGGTGTCAAGCATAGTGATGGCACTGACAGTGTTGGTGTCCCTTAAATTTTTGACAGAACTCTTGTATTTTACTCCCAAAGCAATGCTAGCAGCAATAATTCTTTCAGCTGTACCAGGacttattgattttaaaaaagcaTATGAAATTTGGAAGgttgataaaattgattttcttgctTGTGCTGGAGCCTTCTTTGGAGTGTTGTTTTCTTCTGTGGAAATGGGCCTTGCAATTGGG ATAATTGTGATTTCAATTCAACCCGGTATAGCGGTTGTTGGAAGGCTGCCGGGAACTGATGCATTTGGCGACGTGGAACAATATCCGATGGCGATTAACATGCCTGGAGTTTTAGTGGTGTCTATAAAATCTGCTTGGCTTTGTTTTGCAAATGCAAGTCCTATTAGGGATAG gatcGAGAAATGGGTGATTATTGATGAAGCTGAAAATGGTAAAGGAGAAAGCATTATCAAAGTCGTCATTATTGATACATCAT gtCTTGTGAGTATTGACACCGCTGGCATAGCTTCTTTAGTGGAGCTGAATAAGAATCTTATTTTACATGGAGTGACG TTATCCATAGCTAACCCAAGGTGGCAAGTGATTCACAAGCTAAGATTGGCAAACTTTGTGAGTGAAATTGGAGGAAGGGTTTTTCTGTCTGTGGGAGAAGCTATAGATGCAATACTTAGTGCTAAAATGGCTACAATATAA